TCCTGTCTGCAGATCATGTCAAGTTATAAGGCAACATGAAGTCTAACCCAAGAGGgaaacagacaaaaaaagaagataactcACATCTCTCCAGCTGTTatcgaagaaaataaatgcTGCGAATCCAAGCTCCACCAAGATCAACAagatcagaagaagagagtacTATTCTCAATTAAGGAAATGAAAGGTTAAGACTTTTAGTTTGCTTAAGGATCCTATCATAACTAAGCAAAGATACCAATAACCTGAGCATATAACTAAAGGTCAAGGCAGTATTTATCTAACAGGAAATGTTGGATAAGAAAAGCAAGTTAAGTAATTAGGATACGCAAGATAAGCAGCAGACACTCCTCGAACAAGTACCAACACAGCCACAGCAAGAAATAACAAAGAGAGCCACACCAATACCAATGAACAAGTATATGAACCTGcatgataaaacaaaatcaaagaacatAAGAACTAAAGAAGTGCAACAAACCAAGACTCTGTTTTTGAACCcaatatataaagtaaaagacGATAATCACATACCACGCTTTGGGAAGATTGTCAAAGATATTAGAAGACAGTGACACAGCCATAAGAATAGGCCTCCCAAACGAAACGTAACTTTGATCTCCATTAGTCAAATCGAATGTAACAGAATTATCGGTAACTCTCTTGTACTCAACGAATAAATAGATACCATAACCAATCATGCCAAGTCCAGCAACAGCCAGGAGAAAGTTGAGTAACTTCAACAAACACTCCAAACAACCTCTACAAgccatcttttttttgttttcacgaCTTAGAACTGTTGTATGATTTACACTCAGCGTTTCCCTTTAATTCATCAGTCCAAAGAATTATcctaaaagaacaaaaaactaaatttcaaTGAGTTCATAATAACAATCCCAAAGATAGATCAATGATAAAGATTCTAtctaaaatatcatcaaaactaagaaatgaattttgactaaaaatcaaacttcAATGAAATTGTGATGTCCTGCCCAAATTCAATTGCTATACACACGAATCAAGCCTCTCATAGAGCTGAGAATGAGAGATACACCAATTAATTTTCTCTAATCGACATAAAAAACGACCAAATCACAGAGATATCTCGTAATCTAAGAGAAATGATtccaccaatttttttttccgtgaACAAAATTACGAACGAATAAGTTCAGATCGGGAGAACAAAATCGAAATTACGCAATCGAAGCACGAGATTGAgagagtggaagaagaagatgatggaaaCTTACGGAGAATTGTTGAGAGATGATTCTTCGATGTTCGCgatggttttgagtttttttgtgttgttgttgttcttgtcgCCGAGAGGAAGGGGATGAAAAATCCAAGGATgggaaaatatttgtttggaaTTTTGCTGTGTCATACAAATGCCAGCTGGcaatttaaatttgaagatGAAGTGACAAGTCCAATGGGTAGATAGgccattttagtttttcaggAGCCCAACTACGAATACGTGTGTCGTTGAATAATTTCAGTTTACAGATTCTTTATCCTTTCTGATTTCTGTCGGcaattaaaattagttttgtgTGGAATGGAATGTACTACACATGTCTATATGTCCTAAAGACTCCAAGACATTACAAAATACAAAgctttagttttatttttttgaagttaaaTTTACAAGCACTTTTAATATTTACGTATAAAATCTTttctgaaaataattgaagatTTGTGTAGTCCGTTCGATTTGTTTACAAAAGGAAGCTATGATAGAGCGAAATTAACACGAAAATGAAAATGCTTTGTTCATCGCCTAAAAGGCAGCTTAAAGGATTTGTCTATCCTACGAAATTGTCACGAGCTTTCACGAACCAAGACTGTTCTGTGGgttaaacaatatttttatcgAGAAAACgtattttgtatgtttatgATCTGCGTTAAATATcttatcaattttttattaCCTTGTCCgtcaaaatatccaaaaaataatttagaaattcggtttataaaaatgttgttttcaaagtttaattGTTAGAATTGATAATCTCATAATGATCATTtcgaaaaaccaaaaaaattatcacATTGTATGAAGgattttgacaaaattttattCGGAAAATCACTCTCaacaacataaataaacaaaaaaagtttgttttatataaaaaaaatcagtataaATAGGTAAATGGGATTACTTTACACACTAAAAAGTACCAATTTGAGTTAATACTAAGATTTTGGGTTGGACATTAATACATCAAAGTCACCGATTCTCATTTGAACAACTTCACTTCTCCGATCAACGATCAATAAACGTAACAATCACTCCGATGttcctaaaacaccaaaatgATAAAGCGTTAGCTCTCGAGATGAGAGAACTTAgttatgaattgtttttgggtttttagatttttacaaaaaattagtAGTCAGATTAGTAGTCGGAAAATCACTCTCaacaacataaataaacaaaaaaagtttgttttatataaaaaaaatcagtagtCAGATTACTTTACACGCAGTCAGATTAGTAGTCGGAAAATCACTCTCaacaacataaataaacaaaaaaagtttgttttatataaaaaaaatcagtagtCAGATTACTTTACACGCAGTCAGATTAGTAGTCGGAAAATCACTCTCaacaacataaataaacaaaaaaagtttgttttatataaaaaaaatcagtataaATAGGTAAATGGGATTACTTTACACACTAAAAAGTACCAATTTGAGTTAATACTAAGATTTTGGGTTGGACATTAATACATCAAAGTCACCGATTCTCATTTGAACAACTTCACTTCTCCGATCAACGATCAATAAACGTAACAATCACTCCGATGttcctaaaacaccaaaatgATAAAGCGTTAGCTCTCGAGATGAGAGAACTTAgttatgaattgtttttgggtttttagatttttacaaaaaattagtAGTCAGATTAGTAGTCGGAAAATCACTCTCaacaacataaataaacaaaaaaagtttgttttatataaaaaaaatcagtagtCAGATTACTTTACACGCAGTCAGATTAGTAGTCGGAAAATCACTCTCaacaacataaataaacaaaaaaagtttgttttatataaaaaaaatcagtataaATAGGTAAATGGGATTACTTTACACACTAAAAAGTACCAATTTGAGTTAATACTAAGATTTTGGGTTGGACATTAATACATCAAAGTCACCGATTCTCATTTGAACAACTTCACTTCTCCGATCAACGATCAATAAACGTAACAATCACTCCGATGttcctaaaacaccaaaatgATAAAGCGTTAGCTCTCGAGATGAGAGAACTTAgttatgaattgtttttgggtttttagatttttacaaatgattcttgatgatgatggaaatAATCTGCTCATGACTCTTAGTCTCTTATAGCTTCTAACGGCCTTCTCACATCTGCCCGTTATTAGCCTCCATGCGTCatttctaaatcttttttattggTCACTTGATTCCACACTTGCCAACTCACACCTGCTGTGGTTCTGCAACAGACATGACTGGACCGGACTAAATAAGGTCAAACCGTATCGGGTTTGGTACACACGTGGCCGATCATCATCAAAGGGCTTACCAATATTACGATGGACTCGACCACAGCTGATAGAAGTTCCGAtattacaaaaacagaaagacAGAAGGGTTTACCTATGATTAATGTCtgaaaaatttgatatttgaagcgaatcaacaacaacagtcGGG
This sequence is a window from Arabidopsis thaliana chromosome 1 sequence. Protein-coding genes within it:
- the TOM2A gene encoding tobamovirus multiplication 2A (tobamovirus multiplication 2A (TOM2A); FUNCTIONS IN: protein binding; INVOLVED IN: viral replication complex formation and maintenance; LOCATED IN: vacuole, membrane; EXPRESSED IN: 24 plant structures; EXPRESSED DURING: 15 growth stages; CONTAINS InterPro DOMAIN/s: Tetraspanin (InterPro:IPR018499); BEST Arabidopsis thaliana protein match is: Tetraspanin family protein (TAIR:AT2G20230.1); Has 929 Blast hits to 927 proteins in 94 species: Archae - 0; Bacteria - 0; Metazoa - 729; Fungi - 0; Plants - 163; Viruses - 0; Other Eukaryotes - 37 (source: NCBI BLink).), with the protein product MACRGCLECLLKLLNFLLAVAGLGMIGYGIYLFVEYKRVTDNSVTFDLTNGDQSYVSFGRPILMAVSLSSNIFDNLPKAWFIYLFIGIGVALFVISCCGCVGTCSRSVCCLSCYSLLLILLILVELGFAAFIFFDNSWRDELPSDRTGNFDTIYNFLRENWKIVRWVALGAVVFEALLFLLALMVRAANTPAEYDSDDEYLAPRQQIRQPFINRQAAPVTGVPVAPTLDQRPSRSDPWSARMREKYGLDTSEFTYNPSESHRFQQMPAQPNEEKGRCTIM